One window from the genome of Streptomyces sp. WZ-12 encodes:
- a CDS encoding AraC family transcriptional regulator: MPAEEPPLANHQRFHTTDIWEARAEVGRAFCPHELRITQRSATLDARLHGAPFDQTGLYYLDYGTEVRITPGDLESFFLVQIPLAGYAEITCGREQIISSPELASVPSPTGKLDMHWGAGNPQLIVWFDRSSLESHLGSLLGRTVRRPILFSLGMNLTTPGARSWLNIVDLMRREAEGPEGLTMTNQPIVTKQLESLLMTQLLMAQPNNYTPALLGEQPRVAPPTVRRAMEIIEGHAAEPLTVTEIADCVGVGVRALQEGFRRHLDTTPLAYLREVRLDRIRKELLASDPGTTTVTTIASRWGFLHPGRFSVAYRERFGETPSKTLWG; this comes from the coding sequence ATGCCCGCTGAAGAGCCGCCCCTCGCAAACCATCAGCGATTCCACACAACGGACATTTGGGAAGCGCGGGCCGAGGTCGGCCGCGCCTTCTGCCCGCACGAACTGCGCATCACGCAACGCTCGGCGACGCTCGACGCCCGGCTACACGGCGCACCCTTCGACCAGACAGGTCTGTACTACCTCGACTACGGAACGGAAGTCCGGATAACGCCGGGCGACCTGGAGAGCTTCTTCCTCGTCCAGATCCCGCTCGCCGGTTACGCCGAGATCACCTGCGGCCGGGAGCAGATCATTTCCTCTCCCGAACTCGCCTCCGTCCCCTCTCCGACCGGAAAGCTGGACATGCACTGGGGCGCCGGCAATCCGCAACTGATCGTGTGGTTCGACCGGTCGTCCCTGGAATCGCACCTGGGCAGCCTGCTCGGCCGCACCGTGCGCCGCCCGATCCTCTTCTCGCTCGGCATGAACCTCACCACCCCGGGCGCCCGCTCCTGGCTCAACATCGTCGACCTCATGCGCCGAGAGGCGGAGGGGCCCGAGGGCCTGACCATGACGAACCAGCCCATCGTCACAAAACAGCTCGAATCCCTGCTCATGACCCAGTTGTTGATGGCCCAGCCCAACAACTACACGCCGGCACTGCTCGGCGAGCAGCCACGCGTCGCGCCACCCACGGTCCGCCGCGCCATGGAGATCATCGAGGGCCACGCCGCCGAGCCGCTCACCGTCACGGAGATCGCGGACTGCGTCGGCGTCGGCGTGCGGGCCCTCCAGGAGGGCTTCCGTCGCCACCTCGACACGACCCCGCTCGCCTACCTCCGCGAGGTCCGCCTCGACCGCATACGCAAGGAACTCCTGGCCTCCGACCCAGGCACCACAACGGTCACCACCATCGCCTCCCGCTGGGGCTTCCTCCACCCGGGCCGCTTCTCCGTCGCATATCGCGAACGGTTCGGGGAGACACCGTCGAAGACTTTGTGGGGGTAG
- a CDS encoding SAM-dependent methyltransferase: MAVPEDWMGARPQEPVELHTDRPHAARVYDVLLGGKTNYPADREAAERTLAALPFAATIARQNRGFMHRAVRHLSAEAGIRQFLDIGTGIPTLPNLHEIVQVGAPESRVVYADNDPIVLAHSRALHTSHPQGRTAYIQADLTRPGAILRNETLQRTLDLSQPVALTLIAVLHWLPPACDPYAVVGELMDAFAPGSYLALTHVTGDFEPEALQEVSDNFESKGSHVNVRSKGEVLRFFDGLELVDPGLTMVHQWRPDPVELGAITWSDADVPLYAGVGRKG; encoded by the coding sequence ATGGCGGTGCCGGAGGACTGGATGGGGGCGCGGCCGCAGGAGCCGGTCGAGCTGCATACGGATCGGCCGCATGCCGCCCGGGTCTACGACGTGTTGCTCGGCGGCAAGACCAACTACCCGGCGGACCGGGAGGCGGCCGAGCGGACGCTCGCGGCGCTGCCGTTCGCGGCCACCATCGCCCGCCAGAACCGTGGCTTCATGCACCGCGCGGTCCGCCACCTGTCCGCCGAGGCCGGCATCCGGCAGTTCCTGGACATCGGCACCGGCATCCCGACCCTGCCCAACCTCCACGAGATCGTTCAGGTCGGGGCGCCCGAGTCCCGCGTCGTCTACGCCGACAACGACCCGATCGTGCTGGCCCATTCGCGGGCCCTGCACACCAGTCACCCGCAGGGCCGCACCGCCTACATCCAGGCCGATCTCACCCGCCCCGGGGCGATCCTGCGGAACGAGACGCTGCAACGGACCCTGGACCTGAGCCAGCCGGTGGCCCTGACCCTGATCGCGGTGCTGCACTGGCTCCCGCCGGCGTGCGACCCGTACGCCGTCGTCGGGGAGTTGATGGACGCGTTCGCACCGGGCAGCTATCTGGCGCTGACCCATGTCACCGGTGACTTCGAACCGGAGGCGCTCCAGGAGGTCTCGGACAACTTCGAGTCCAAGGGCTCGCACGTCAACGTGCGGAGCAAGGGCGAGGTGCTGCGCTTCTTCGACGGTCTCGAACTGGTCGACCCCGGCCTGACGATGGTCCACCAATGGCGCCCGGATCCGGTGGAGTTGGGCGCGATCACCTGGTCCGACGCGGATGTTCCGCTGTATGCGGGGGTCGGCCGGAAGGGCTGA
- a CDS encoding glycosyltransferase codes for MTLRIAITAEPIPSHVSALDYVICPAVEQGHRVSLHAPPMFHREALRRGVEFHGAGTNWTCDPLVQQTASEIWKDRGNAPFNRYAFGHLWPEQAEAKARDLLAAWTRTRPDLVIAECSDLGAHLAATVLGLPLLAADNGLGPVLLDLWETDVAPALLPLYKQYDQDPPVLPPMVTPAPVPWFYPVPPPSAQAVRRTVAAFRTTLPEPPDRSASSRPLVYVSLGTLTTAMADLHTVVSSAYREIMAALSAIDCDAIVSAGAHAAHLRSPDPRIKVVERVPQPALLRHADLFVTHGGRASLLDAVQGATPVLVMGVLADQPANAAAFVRRGLGRALDLTAPRGEIADAITAVLGAPRYGAVMRAARAELSRLPALDLVAQRDVRSGLQG; via the coding sequence GTGACCTTACGGATAGCGATCACCGCCGAGCCGATACCTTCGCACGTGTCCGCGCTGGATTACGTCATCTGCCCGGCCGTCGAGCAGGGGCACCGCGTCTCGCTCCACGCTCCCCCCATGTTCCACCGCGAAGCCCTGCGGCGCGGGGTGGAGTTCCACGGCGCCGGAACGAACTGGACCTGCGATCCCCTCGTTCAGCAGACGGCGAGCGAGATCTGGAAGGACAGGGGAAACGCGCCCTTCAACCGGTACGCCTTCGGTCACCTCTGGCCGGAACAGGCCGAGGCGAAGGCCCGTGACCTGCTCGCCGCGTGGACACGGACACGCCCGGACCTGGTGATCGCCGAGTGCAGCGATCTCGGCGCACACCTCGCGGCCACGGTCTTGGGGCTGCCCCTGCTCGCAGCGGACAACGGCCTCGGGCCGGTGCTCCTGGACCTCTGGGAAACCGACGTCGCACCCGCGCTGCTCCCCCTCTACAAGCAGTACGACCAGGATCCGCCCGTGCTGCCGCCGATGGTCACCCCCGCTCCGGTCCCGTGGTTCTACCCGGTTCCCCCACCCTCGGCACAGGCGGTCCGACGGACCGTGGCGGCGTTCCGGACCACCCTGCCCGAGCCGCCGGACCGCTCCGCCTCCTCCCGTCCGCTCGTCTACGTGAGCCTCGGCACCCTGACCACCGCGATGGCCGATCTCCACACCGTCGTGAGCAGCGCCTACCGGGAGATCATGGCCGCGCTCTCCGCGATCGACTGCGATGCGATCGTGTCCGCCGGCGCTCACGCGGCGCACCTGCGGAGCCCCGACCCCCGCATCAAGGTCGTCGAGCGCGTCCCGCAGCCCGCGCTGCTGCGCCACGCGGACCTGTTCGTCACACACGGCGGCCGGGCATCCCTGCTCGACGCGGTGCAGGGCGCAACGCCCGTCCTGGTCATGGGAGTTCTCGCCGACCAACCCGCCAACGCCGCCGCGTTCGTCCGCCGCGGCCTCGGGCGCGCACTGGACCTCACGGCGCCCCGCGGCGAGATCGCCGACGCCATCACGGCCGTGCTCGGTGCTCCGCGGTACGGCGCCGTGATGCGTGCCGCGCGCGCCGAGTTGTCCCGACTGCCGGCACTCGACCTCGTGGCCCAACGGGACGTCCGGTCAGGGCTTCAGGGCTGA
- a CDS encoding SAM-dependent methyltransferase translates to MTEFEQWDIVSGVGLTALGVAAGRALESERDDRLVSDPYAGEFVAAAEEAPVPVPRRIGELAQLSESAREMWVSLAAYMGVRSRFFDRFLMGAVAGGIRQVVVPAAGLDARAFRLDWPAGVELFEIDQVRVLEFKEGVLGRLGARPRCGRHVVPVDLRGDWPVALRGAGFDPGRASVWLAEGLLPFLPGKAERLFFERISALSAPGSRLAAEHLAASVRPVVEDPEFRVVTRQLGVDIAELWHFEGKEDPDRQLAAAGWEVRAVPVPEVAAVYGRELPGVMGRAVVHARFLTAER, encoded by the coding sequence GTGACGGAGTTCGAGCAGTGGGACATCGTTTCCGGGGTGGGCTTGACCGCGCTTGGGGTGGCTGCGGGGCGGGCGTTGGAGAGCGAGCGGGACGATCGGTTGGTGAGCGATCCGTATGCCGGGGAGTTTGTGGCGGCGGCGGAGGAGGCGCCGGTGCCGGTGCCTCGGCGGATCGGTGAGCTGGCGCAACTGTCCGAGAGCGCGCGTGAGATGTGGGTCTCATTGGCGGCGTACATGGGTGTGCGGTCGCGGTTCTTCGATCGGTTTCTGATGGGGGCGGTGGCTGGGGGGATCAGGCAGGTGGTGGTGCCGGCCGCGGGGTTGGACGCGCGGGCGTTTCGGTTGGACTGGCCGGCGGGTGTGGAGTTGTTCGAGATCGATCAGGTGCGGGTGTTGGAGTTCAAGGAGGGGGTGTTGGGTCGGCTCGGGGCGCGTCCTCGGTGTGGTCGGCATGTTGTTCCGGTTGATCTGCGGGGGGACTGGCCGGTGGCGTTGCGGGGTGCTGGGTTCGATCCGGGGCGGGCGAGCGTGTGGTTGGCGGAGGGGTTGTTGCCGTTCTTGCCCGGGAAGGCGGAGCGGCTGTTCTTTGAGCGGATCAGTGCGTTGTCCGCGCCTGGTAGTCGGTTGGCTGCGGAGCACTTGGCGGCGAGTGTGCGACCGGTTGTGGAGGATCCGGAGTTTCGCGTGGTGACGCGGCAACTCGGGGTTGATATTGCGGAGTTGTGGCACTTCGAGGGTAAGGAGGACCCCGATCGGCAGCTTGCCGCCGCCGGGTGGGAGGTGCGGGCCGTGCCGGTGCCCGAGGTCGCCGCGGTGTATGGGCGGGAGCTCCCCGGCGTGATGGGGCGCGCCGTGGTGCACGCCCGCTTCCTCACCGCCGAGCGGTAG
- a CDS encoding SGNH/GDSL hydrolase family protein, whose amino-acid sequence MRRTTWRRRIAAVLACPLSLLLAGAATSASADSKPPVETRQGGYAALGDSFASGVGAGASSGKCRRAAHAYPALWAAAHRGEPFDFAACSGARAHDVITSQLSGLSSRTALVSLTVGGNDIGFADVMKTCVTRGENACLATVARAERTMDHVLPGTYDGLLQSVTKAAPHARVVVLGYPHLYADRACAAGMVTRRSQTALNAAADHLDRVIAGRARAHKGAVFADVRPAFAGHGVCSADSWINPPSLLTADVSYHPTAQGQRKGYLPALGAASRP is encoded by the coding sequence ATGAGGCGAACCACATGGCGCCGTCGTATTGCAGCGGTGCTCGCATGTCCGTTGTCCCTTCTCCTGGCCGGGGCCGCCACATCCGCCTCCGCCGACAGCAAGCCGCCTGTTGAGACCCGCCAAGGTGGATACGCGGCCCTGGGCGATTCGTTTGCTTCGGGCGTTGGTGCTGGTGCGTCCAGCGGTAAATGCCGCCGCGCCGCTCACGCGTACCCCGCGTTGTGGGCCGCCGCCCACCGCGGTGAACCGTTCGACTTCGCCGCTTGTTCGGGCGCGAGGGCCCACGACGTCATCACCTCCCAACTCTCCGGCCTCAGCTCTCGCACGGCACTGGTGAGCCTCACGGTCGGCGGGAACGACATCGGCTTCGCCGACGTGATGAAGACCTGCGTGACGAGGGGTGAGAACGCCTGCCTGGCGACCGTCGCCCGCGCCGAACGGACCATGGACCACGTGCTGCCGGGTACGTATGACGGGCTCCTGCAGAGCGTCACGAAGGCCGCACCCCATGCCCGTGTGGTCGTGCTCGGCTATCCACACCTGTATGCCGACCGGGCCTGCGCCGCCGGGATGGTGACACGGAGGAGCCAGACAGCGCTCAACGCGGCGGCCGACCACCTCGATCGCGTCATCGCTGGCCGCGCGCGGGCGCACAAGGGCGCCGTCTTCGCCGACGTTCGGCCGGCATTTGCCGGACACGGGGTCTGCTCCGCCGACTCCTGGATCAATCCCCCGTCACTGCTCACCGCCGACGTGTCGTACCACCCCACCGCGCAAGGCCAGCGCAAGGGCTACCTTCCCGCCCTGGGAGCGGCATCAAGGCCCTGA
- a CDS encoding styrene monooxygenase/indole monooxygenase family protein: MRRIAVVGAGQAGAQLALGLQAHGYDVTLVTDRDPDAIRRGPVMSSQCMFDTALQSERALGLHHWEDQAPNISGIALSLIGPHGTPGISWQAPLEGPAHSVDQRVKCAAWIEQFADGGRGEVVLHEAGVDDLEWYARTHDLVVVSTGKGELSRLFPRNPELSPYDRPRRALALTYVRGTAPREAESAVHYRLIPGVGEYFSFPALTTTGPCDIMVFECVPGGPMDCWDDIRTPQEHLTRSLEILHRFFPDAYERYRDAQLTDPGGVLRGRLTPTVRHPVARLASGRRVLGMADAVVLNDPITGQGSNNAAQAATHYLDSVLRHGAAEFTPQWMQRTFDNFWRGWAQWAVGWTNSLLSELSPHHRALLTAAAEIPSVASALATGFDDPRTLYRWWFEEAEAHRFLAEKRTQHAARFDGRELRRALGQYATGVTVVTARAPDGRNVGMTANSFTSVSLDPPLVLWCPGKNSPSLPDFTDASHFAVHVLAADQHHLSRQFATPADDKFRGIPTTPGIAGTPLLDGAVARFQCRTVQRLDAGDHLIFLGEVEQYEADGGTPLVFHSGYYHVATKHPDL, encoded by the coding sequence ATGAGAAGGATCGCGGTGGTCGGGGCCGGGCAGGCGGGGGCCCAACTCGCCCTGGGGCTCCAGGCACACGGCTACGACGTCACCCTGGTCACCGACCGCGACCCCGACGCGATCCGGCGCGGCCCGGTCATGTCCAGTCAGTGCATGTTCGACACCGCGCTGCAGAGCGAGCGCGCACTCGGCCTGCACCACTGGGAGGACCAGGCCCCGAACATCTCAGGCATCGCGCTCTCCCTCATCGGCCCGCACGGAACCCCCGGCATCTCCTGGCAGGCACCGCTGGAGGGGCCCGCCCACTCCGTCGACCAACGGGTCAAGTGTGCTGCCTGGATCGAGCAGTTCGCGGACGGCGGCCGCGGCGAGGTCGTGCTGCACGAGGCGGGCGTCGACGACCTGGAGTGGTACGCCCGTACGCACGATCTCGTCGTGGTCTCCACGGGCAAGGGCGAGCTGAGCCGACTCTTCCCGCGCAACCCCGAACTCTCGCCGTACGACCGACCGCGCCGCGCACTGGCTCTGACGTACGTCAGGGGAACCGCGCCGCGGGAGGCGGAATCCGCCGTCCACTACCGTCTGATCCCCGGCGTCGGCGAATACTTCTCCTTCCCCGCCCTCACCACCACCGGCCCCTGCGACATCATGGTCTTCGAGTGCGTCCCCGGCGGCCCGATGGACTGCTGGGACGACATCCGCACGCCCCAAGAGCACCTCACCCGCTCCCTGGAAATCCTCCACCGGTTCTTCCCCGACGCGTACGAGCGTTACCGGGACGCCCAACTCACCGACCCTGGCGGTGTGTTGCGCGGCCGGCTCACTCCGACCGTCCGGCATCCCGTCGCCCGCCTGGCCTCCGGCCGGCGCGTCCTCGGCATGGCCGACGCCGTCGTCCTCAACGACCCGATCACCGGCCAGGGATCGAACAACGCGGCCCAGGCAGCGACCCACTACCTCGACAGCGTCCTCCGCCACGGCGCCGCCGAGTTCACCCCGCAGTGGATGCAGCGCACCTTCGACAACTTCTGGCGCGGCTGGGCCCAATGGGCCGTCGGCTGGACCAACTCCCTGCTCTCCGAGCTGAGTCCGCACCACCGCGCACTGCTGACGGCCGCGGCCGAGATCCCCTCGGTCGCAAGCGCCCTCGCCACCGGATTCGACGACCCGCGCACCCTCTACCGCTGGTGGTTCGAGGAGGCCGAGGCACACCGCTTCCTCGCCGAGAAGCGCACCCAGCACGCCGCCCGCTTCGACGGCCGCGAACTGCGCCGCGCACTGGGCCAGTACGCCACCGGCGTGACCGTGGTGACGGCCCGCGCCCCCGACGGCCGCAACGTCGGCATGACCGCGAACTCCTTCACCTCCGTCTCCTTGGACCCACCCCTCGTCCTCTGGTGCCCCGGCAAGAACAGCCCCAGCCTCCCGGACTTCACCGACGCCTCGCACTTCGCCGTCCACGTACTGGCCGCCGACCAGCACCACCTCTCCCGCCAGTTCGCCACCCCGGCCGACGACAAGTTCCGCGGCATCCCCACCACCCCTGGCATCGCCGGCACCCCGCTCCTGGACGGCGCGGTCGCCCGCTTCCAATGCCGCACCGTCCAACGCCTCGACGCCGGCGACCACCTCATCTTCCTCGGCGAGGTCGAGCAGTACGAGGCCGACGGCGGCACCCCCTTGGTTTTCCACTCGGGCTACTACCACGTGGCAACGAAGCACCCTGATCTGTGA
- the secD gene encoding protein translocase subunit SecD, with product MPAGGTLTRATRVRALLALAILALSTFLALTQPIRLGLDLRGGTQLVLETRDSPTTAADRDATDRTLEVLRRRVDALGVSEPNLTRAGDHRIVVELPGVHDPDEAAEVLGRTAQLTVHPVLGTAPHGTKPTDGNRNTVLPDASGTSLRLGPAALTGAEVRRAEAEFDAERGGGWSVGLGLRGTGERAWAQLTGQAACVAAHDPARRAAIVLDNKIISSPAVEPSVACGTGITGGHTQITGGFDQHAARELALLINGGALPVPVDLVEQRAVGPTLGAQAITSSATAAAIGIALTALFLTVIYRLLGALATLALACYALISYAALLALGATLTLPGLAGFVLAIGMAVDANVLVFERAREEYAAGRGTRPRTLRSALTAGFRNALSAIADTNITTLLAAGLLFAFASGPVRGFGVTLCIGVAASMVSALLITRVLAEFAVARGPVQRRPRLTGLAGLGRVRTWLTRRRPDLMRHRRRWLALSGATVLLATSGIAVRGLDYGVEFTGGRMIEYTTSRPVDAERARTALGTAGLDRAQVTTSGDRSLTVRTERLSTDQLTTTDRVVDELGNGAEKIRDELIGPSLGDELRRGALIALGLALAAQLVYLTVRFQGAFALSAVITMAHDVLVLVGVFAWLDKPVDGVFLAALLTVIGYSVNDTVVVFDRVRELRTTARGTPFPDLANHAVLQTVPRTINTGMGAVFILAALAVLGGDTLTDFALALLIGIAVGTYSSIFTATPLAITLTQRGNGNTTAPRRSRRPTARRRDPRDNGARV from the coding sequence ATGCCTGCTGGAGGCACCTTGACCCGCGCCACGAGGGTGCGGGCGCTACTCGCGCTCGCGATCCTTGCCCTCTCCACCTTCCTCGCGCTGACCCAACCCATCCGACTCGGCCTCGACCTGCGCGGCGGAACCCAACTCGTCCTGGAAACCCGGGACTCCCCCACCACAGCCGCTGACCGCGACGCCACCGACCGCACCTTGGAGGTGCTCCGCCGACGCGTCGACGCCCTCGGCGTCAGCGAGCCGAACCTCACCCGCGCCGGCGACCACCGCATCGTCGTGGAACTGCCCGGCGTCCACGACCCCGACGAGGCCGCCGAGGTCCTCGGCCGCACCGCCCAACTCACCGTCCACCCGGTCCTGGGCACCGCCCCCCACGGCACCAAGCCCACCGACGGCAACCGCAACACCGTCCTCCCCGACGCCTCAGGCACCTCACTACGGCTCGGCCCCGCCGCCCTGACCGGAGCCGAAGTGCGGCGCGCCGAAGCCGAGTTCGACGCGGAACGCGGCGGCGGCTGGTCCGTCGGCCTCGGGCTGCGCGGCACCGGCGAACGGGCCTGGGCCCAACTCACCGGCCAGGCAGCCTGCGTCGCAGCACACGACCCGGCACGCCGCGCCGCCATCGTCCTCGACAACAAGATCATCTCGTCACCGGCCGTCGAACCGTCCGTGGCCTGCGGCACTGGCATCACCGGCGGCCACACCCAGATCACCGGCGGCTTCGACCAACACGCCGCCCGGGAACTGGCGCTGCTCATCAACGGCGGGGCACTGCCCGTACCGGTGGACCTCGTCGAACAACGCGCCGTCGGCCCCACCCTGGGCGCCCAGGCAATCACCTCCAGCGCGACCGCGGCAGCCATCGGCATCGCCCTGACGGCCCTCTTCCTCACCGTCATCTACCGCCTGCTCGGCGCCCTCGCCACGCTCGCCCTCGCCTGCTACGCGCTCATCTCCTACGCGGCCCTGCTGGCCCTGGGCGCCACCCTCACCCTCCCCGGTCTCGCCGGGTTCGTACTGGCCATCGGCATGGCCGTGGACGCCAACGTCCTGGTCTTCGAGCGCGCCAGAGAGGAGTATGCCGCCGGCCGCGGCACCCGCCCCCGCACCCTCCGCAGCGCCCTAACGGCCGGCTTCCGCAACGCACTCAGCGCCATCGCCGACACCAACATCACCACCCTCCTCGCCGCGGGGCTGCTCTTCGCCTTCGCCTCCGGACCGGTGCGCGGCTTCGGCGTCACCCTGTGCATCGGGGTAGCCGCCTCGATGGTCAGCGCGCTGCTGATCACCCGGGTCCTCGCGGAATTCGCGGTCGCCCGGGGTCCGGTGCAACGCCGCCCCCGACTGACCGGCCTGGCCGGCCTCGGCCGCGTCCGCACCTGGCTCACCCGCCGCCGACCCGACCTCATGCGTCACCGGCGCCGATGGCTGGCGCTGAGCGGCGCCACCGTCCTGCTCGCCACCTCCGGCATCGCCGTCCGCGGCCTCGACTACGGCGTGGAGTTCACCGGCGGCCGCATGATCGAGTACACCACCTCCCGCCCGGTCGACGCCGAACGCGCCCGCACCGCCCTCGGCACCGCGGGCCTGGACCGCGCCCAAGTCACCACCTCCGGCGACCGCTCCCTGACCGTACGCACCGAACGCCTCTCGACCGACCAACTCACCACCACCGACCGCGTCGTCGACGAACTCGGCAACGGCGCGGAGAAGATACGAGACGAACTCATCGGCCCGAGCCTGGGCGACGAACTCCGGCGCGGCGCCCTGATCGCCCTCGGCCTGGCGCTGGCCGCACAGTTGGTATACCTAACGGTGCGCTTCCAAGGGGCCTTCGCCCTGTCCGCCGTCATCACCATGGCACACGACGTGCTCGTACTCGTCGGAGTCTTCGCCTGGCTCGACAAACCCGTCGACGGCGTCTTCCTCGCCGCCCTACTGACCGTGATCGGCTACTCCGTCAACGACACCGTCGTGGTCTTCGACCGTGTCCGCGAACTACGCACCACCGCCCGCGGCACCCCGTTCCCCGACCTCGCCAACCACGCGGTACTCCAGACCGTGCCACGCACCATCAACACCGGCATGGGCGCGGTCTTCATCCTCGCCGCACTCGCCGTCCTGGGCGGCGACACCCTCACCGACTTCGCCCTGGCCCTCCTGATCGGCATCGCCGTCGGCACCTACTCCTCGATCTTCACCGCCACCCCACTGGCCATCACCCTCACCCAACGCGGCAACGGCAACACCACCGCACCACGACGGTCCCGCCGCCCTACGGCCCGCCGCAGAGACCCACGGGACAACGGTGCCCGCGTCTGA
- a CDS encoding styrene monooxygenase/indole monooxygenase family protein: MRKITIVGAGQAGLQLGIGLIDHGYDVTIVSNRTGDQIREGRVMSSQAMFGTALAHERNLGLDFWGDACPSIAGLGVSIANGQGGRALSFAARLDATAHSIDQRVKMPLWMGEFARRGGRLEIHEAGLADLERYAAESDLMIVAAGKGEIAGLFERDAERSPYDAPQRALALAYVTGMAPLPDRPGVSFNVIPGLGEYFTMPSLTTSGPCDIMFFEGVPGGPLDGFDGLAPDAQLAKFQELLRAYVPWEAERCTDVALTDWNGTLAGRFAPTVRKPVATLPSGARVLGLADVVVLNDPITGQGSNNASKCAASYLATILDHGERPYDAAFMELAFGRFWDNAQSATAWTNAMLGAPPQHVLELFAAASANSRIAARFVNGFDDPRDFFHWFMDPAAAKNYLAKVTA, encoded by the coding sequence ATGCGCAAGATCACCATCGTCGGAGCCGGCCAGGCCGGCCTCCAGCTCGGTATCGGCCTGATCGACCACGGTTACGACGTCACCATCGTCTCCAACCGCACCGGCGACCAGATCCGCGAGGGCCGGGTGATGTCCAGCCAGGCCATGTTCGGCACCGCGCTGGCCCACGAGCGCAACCTCGGCCTCGACTTCTGGGGCGACGCCTGCCCGTCGATCGCCGGGCTCGGCGTGAGCATCGCCAACGGCCAGGGCGGCCGGGCGCTCTCCTTCGCCGCCCGCCTTGACGCCACCGCCCACTCCATCGACCAGCGCGTCAAGATGCCGCTCTGGATGGGCGAGTTCGCGCGCCGCGGTGGCCGCCTGGAGATCCACGAGGCCGGCCTCGCGGACCTGGAGCGCTACGCCGCCGAGTCCGACCTGATGATCGTCGCGGCCGGCAAGGGCGAGATCGCCGGGCTCTTCGAGCGGGACGCCGAGCGCTCCCCGTACGACGCTCCGCAGCGCGCGCTGGCCCTGGCGTACGTCACCGGCATGGCGCCGCTGCCCGACCGCCCCGGCGTCAGCTTCAACGTCATCCCCGGCCTGGGCGAGTACTTCACCATGCCCAGCCTCACCACCAGCGGCCCCTGCGACATCATGTTCTTCGAGGGCGTTCCCGGTGGCCCGCTCGACGGCTTCGACGGGCTCGCCCCCGACGCGCAGTTGGCGAAGTTCCAGGAACTGCTGCGGGCGTACGTCCCGTGGGAGGCCGAGCGCTGCACCGATGTCGCGCTCACCGACTGGAACGGCACCCTCGCGGGCCGCTTCGCGCCGACCGTCCGCAAGCCCGTCGCCACGCTGCCCTCCGGCGCGCGGGTGCTCGGCCTCGCCGACGTCGTCGTCCTCAACGACCCGATCACCGGCCAGGGTTCCAACAACGCCTCGAAGTGCGCGGCCTCGTACCTGGCCACCATCCTGGACCACGGCGAGCGCCCCTACGACGCCGCGTTCATGGAGCTGGCCTTCGGTCGCTTCTGGGACAACGCGCAGTCCGCCACGGCCTGGACCAACGCGATGCTCGGCGCCCCGCCGCAGCACGTTCTGGAGCTCTTCGCCGCAGCGAGCGCCAACTCCCGCATCGCCGCACGCTTCGTGAACGGCTTCGACGACCCCCGCGACTTCTTCCACTGGTTCATGGACCCGGCCGCCGCGAAGAACTACCTGGCCAAAGTCACTGCCTGA
- a CDS encoding histone-like nucleoid-structuring protein Lsr2, whose amino-acid sequence MAQKVVTIVTDDLTGEESSEAATHRFGLDGVEYEIDLAPDSYDQLLEALAPFTRSGRRVGKSRKGQKTVARRDDSAAVRAWAREAGYEVSERGRVPADVREAYDKAH is encoded by the coding sequence ATGGCTCAGAAAGTAGTAACCATCGTCACGGACGACCTCACGGGCGAGGAAAGCTCGGAGGCCGCCACTCATCGTTTCGGCCTCGACGGCGTCGAATATGAAATTGACCTGGCACCCGACAGTTACGACCAGCTGCTGGAGGCTCTTGCACCGTTCACGCGGTCTGGACGACGGGTCGGCAAGTCCCGCAAGGGCCAGAAGACCGTGGCGCGACGCGATGACAGCGCGGCCGTGCGCGCTTGGGCGCGGGAGGCGGGTTACGAGGTCTCTGAGCGCGGCCGCGTGCCGGCCGACGTTCGCGAGGCGTACGACAAGGCCCACTGA